In Pirellulales bacterium, the DNA window AGGCGCATCTCATGAGAGGACGTGACAGCAGCGGCGTTGGTTGAATAGCGGCCAGCCACTTGTGGGGTTAGGGGCCTCGCGGTATATTTGTTTTTCGGCCCCCCGAGATAGGGACCTGCGGTCCCGTTCGGTGGCGTCGCAGTGTCTGGCAGGCTAGGTGGTGGCAAATTCTTGTTTCCATGCGGCGTTTTCAGGTGCGGAACGCGGTTGTTCCTGGCCGAATGGGGCGCCACAAATTTAGATTTTCCGAAAGAAGCTATGCAGCATTACGAAACCAAATGTGAGCCGTCGTCGAGCGGGCAATAGCCGTTGGAGATCGACCGGTGGTGGGATTTAGTGCCGGAGCAGGCTGTAGTTTCTGAGCACGCCATGGAAGCAGGGCGACCCTTGGCAAGCACTCCGGTCAGTTTGCTTGAACGACTTAAGACGGCTGACAAGAAATCGCCCGATTGGCGGCAATTTCAAGAGGCGTATCTACCGTTGATCTTCAAATGGCTCTCGCGAATTCCAAAGCTCGGAGCAGAAGCCGATGACTTGGCGCAAGAAACGCTCTTGGTTGCGACTCGCGAGTTGCCGCGTTTCGAGCGGCGCCGCGAGGGGTCTTTTCGGGCATGGCTACGGCAGATCGTGGTCAATCAATCGCGGAACTTCGTGCGCAAGCGAGGCCGGCTTCCGATCGCGGGAATCGCCGAGATGGACGGCTTCCTCAACCAACTGGAAGACCCAAAGAGCGAATTGGCCGCGGAATGGGACCGCCAGCATGATCGTTTCGTGGTTCGGCGGTTGCTTTCGGTCGTTCAAGGTGATTTCGCGCTGAGCACTTGGCAAGCGTTCGAGAAATTCGCGATTCAGGGTATAAGTGTGAATGTCGTGGCTGCGGAACTAGGACTTACGGAAAACGCAGTTTTGCTTGCCAAGTCGCACGTGCTGCAGCGGTTGCGCGAAGAGGCAGCGGGACTGATCGATTAGTCCGCGCTTTTCGTGACAGGCAAAGGCCATTGGCGACCTTTGAAGTAGGGGCAGTTGTTGGGCGTTTGTAGCGATTGACCGCGTTGGCGATAGCAAATTCCGGCAGCACGGTGCTTTCATGGGATCCGCCCCACCGATTCATCCGAGCAACCGCGCGTTGGCTGACTTCGGCTTAGGCAAGCTTCAAACGCAGGACGGAGACATCGTCCGCCGGCACATGGTGTGTTGCGCGCGCTGTCGCGACATCGTCGTTCGGACCCCGCCGGATCAATTTCTTGAGAACGTGCGCGCGGGTTACGCGGGCGATATGGAAAGCGGTCCTGCGCCGCGAATCGAGCCTTCGGTTCCCGCGCGCGGCGCCGAGAAAAGTTCGGCGTTGCGCGGCAGTTCCACCACGCACTCGGTAGCCGCCGTTTCTTCTTTTTCTGTTGCCGCATCGCGGAAAGACGATGATGCCGTGGATGTGGATTCGGCGGCTGAATTTCCGCCGGAATTGCTCAATCATCCGAATTACCGCCTGATCCGATACCTTGGTCGTGGAGGCATGGGTCGCGTTTATCTGGCCACTAATTTGCTGCTCAATCGAAAAGAAGCTTTGAAAGTCATCGCTAAGGCGAAAGCCGATCGGCCCGCCGCTCGGCAACGGTTTCAACAGGAAATCCGTGCTGCCGCGGGCCTGCAGCACCCGAATATCGTGGCGGTTTTCAATGCGTTCGAGGCGGGCACGACGCTCGTCTTCGCGATGGAATACGTGGAAGGAAAGGATCTGTCCGTCGTCGTCGAGGAACTTGGCCCGTTGTCGATCACGAAGGCTGCGTACTACGCTTACCAAGCGGCATTGGGCTTACAAGCCGCCCATGAATCGAAGATGGTGCATCGTGACATCAAGCCGGAAAACTTGATGCTTTCGCAAGTCGCGAATAGACATTCGATCAAGATTCTCGACTTTGGTTTGGCGAAGGCGGCGAGCGAAGAAGAACCTGTCGAAGCGCGGTCCCGCGGCCTGACCGTATCCGGTGAGATGCTTGGAACGCCGGACTTCGTCGCCCCTGAGCAGACGTACGACGCGAGCTCGGCGGATATCCGGGCCGACATCTACAGCCTCGGTTGCACGCTCTATTACTTGCTAACTGGCCGGCGGCCGTTCCGGCGAAGCAACTTCATCGATACGATTCAAGCCCAACGAACGGCGGAAGCGGAGCCCATCGCGCAATTCCGGTCCGACATTCCGCCCGGCTTGGCAAATGTCGTGGCGCGGATGATGCAGAAGCAACCCGAAAATCGTTTTGGGCAGCCGTCCGAGGTAGCGTCGGCGCTTAAGCCATTTTTCGGAGCCAGTCCGTCTTTATCGCGCGCCGGGGTAGCCACATCGTCGATACCGCAATTTGCGAGTCGAAACTCCAGCTCTTCGCCCGGCGCTCCATCGCCGGCGCCCGAACTATCAGCAAGCGCCGCCGGGCCCGCGTCTGCGGCGCATTCGCCATCCAGGCTTTTTCGGACAGCGTTTTTCCTCGTCCCATTTGCGATCTGCTGCTTCGCGGCAGTTTTGATTGCCGGCCGAGGAAGGCAAACTCCCGTCGAACCCGCTGCGATCCGGCCCGCTGTTGGCCAGCGGCCGTTCGTTGCCGGCAGTATGTCGGTTGTGCGGAGTGACGACAATTCACCCGTTATGGCACTCCGCAAACCGCCGGGCCAATTGATGGCCGGTTACCTGAGTCGTTTCAAGACCACTCTTACGGACATGACGAAGGCGATGGCGACGGGCAAGGCCGGGAAATTCGATCCCGTGAAGGAATATAACGATCAAGCCAAGGACCAAATTTGGCTGGAAAGTGGCACGGCCGTCGAGGTTCTCGAACCACCCGGCGCGGCACAAACGGGAGATGCTCCACCCCTGGGAATCAAGGGCGACAACCCGATGGATCAACTGAGCAACCTCGCCGAAGAGGTGAATGTAAAGATTCGCCCGTTGAACGGGACTTACAAGGATGTGGAACTGTGGGTGGCACGCGAACGAATTCGCCGGGAATACGTCGGCGCGGCAACGCAGTGAGTCGCTTGGCTGTGTGCCGAGAACTGCTGTTTTCTCCGAAACATTGCGAGAAGAATCATGGTTATTCCCTCCGCCAGCGATGCCTTAAAATGGATCGGAATCGGCTTGGCCATCGCCATCGTGTCTGTTTTCGAACTGTTTCCTCATTTGACCGATGGAGCGGAAATCCGCGTTTGGACTTCGAAGAGCGGCTTTTCAAAGGAGGCCGAGTTCATCGGATTTAATTCCGAGAAGAAGGTCGTGTTGAGGCTGTTGGACGGCACCGTTCGAGAAGTTCCGTTGAGCATTCTGACCGATGCCGATCAACAGTACATCCATCAAGTCATGGCAAAAGGAGAACCGGCAAAACCGTCGACTCCAGCGACTTCGACAACGCCCGCGGTCTCGTCGAAACCGGATTCTCCTTCAACGCAGGACACAACTGCGGCTGCGGATTCGACCGTTACTCCCGATACGTCCGCGGCGCCGGACCCGAAATTGAAGCGATCGCTCTCGGTCGCCCGCGAACAAGCCAAGGATTGCCGAACCCCGGAAGAAGGCGTGGAGATTTACGATATGCTGTTGGGTCACGCCGGTTTGCCTGCCGATGTCCGGCAGCAGGCGGAAGCGGATCGTGCCGAATGGAAGCGCAAGGTCGACGACGGCTTGGTCCGGTTTGGCACGAAGTGGAGCAGCCAAAGTGAGGTTCGCGCGGCCCGGATCCAAGCACAAGCCGAATTGAAGGAAGGATTGGAATTGGTTCGTCTGAATCAATCCAATTTGGGGATCGACAAACTGCTCGAGGCGAGTAAGACCAATCCCGAAAGCATTCAGGCGGACTTCATCATCGCGACGGCCGACGCGTTGGAATCGCGCCGTTTTGACGAGGCCCTACAACACTACAAGACGTGTCTCAAACGCGATCCGACGAATATCGCCGTACTCAACAACTTAGCGCTCGTGGAGGTCATGGAATCGAAATACGGCGATGCGATCAATCATTGGAAGGCCGCCTCCGAGCAGCGCTACGATAAGCGAATCGCGCAAAATATGGGGCGTCTCATCGACCAATCCGGCAAGCGGCGGATATCGATGCCAGCCGATACTTTAGCGCGACTCACGCGCATTTACTCCGCCAGCGTGGTTTCGGCCCAATTGGCCGGAGGCGATTCTCGCGTCGGCTGGCAATATATGCTGATCCCTCGCGAACAGTTGGTCGAGGAATTGCCGAGCACCGAGACCGCCGACGCTTCGGGCGATGTTTCGGTGGTCTCCTCGGCGAGCGGATTCGCTATTGCGGGCGGATATTTGCTCACCACCCGCCAGTTGACAAGGAATGCGCACGATTTTCAAGTCATCGAGCCGGGCGGTGACAGCAAGCCGTTGCGCGCCAAGCTCGTCGCCGTGTCGCCTTCCGCCGATGTCGCCCTGCTCCAATGCGAGGACATGCGGGCGCCACCGCTGGCCCTTGGCCGGCAGTTGCCGGGCGTTGAATCGGAAGTGCTGATCGCTGGTGTCCGGCCAGCCAGCTCTGCCGGCACCGAGGCATCGACGACGCGGGCTGTCGTCGTCGCCACCCCGCAGTCCTCCGACGATTCGCTGTTGATCTACGACTCGGAGAAGTCCTACGGCGAAGTCGGCGGACCGGTGTGCAACAAATTCGGCGAGGTGGTCGCGCTGCATGCCAAAAATCTGAATCTGCTCGCGCATAAATCGGGCGGCGGCGTTCCGATCTCCGCCGTGCTCGCGTTGCTACACACAAGCCGATTCAACGGTGGTGCCCCTGGCAACCGATCCGAGGAAAGTTGGGCCGAAGTCTCCGACCGTGTTTCCAAATCGGTGGTTACCGTCCTGGCCACGAGCCAAACACAGGATGTGGGCCTTGCGGAGCGAATTGGCAACGACTTCCTCGAAGACTGCACGTGCTGCCGGTGCAAAGGTCGGGGCGTGATGAAATGCACAAACCCCTCTTGCATGCGTGGAACCATTACGGTCATTAAGACACGAATCCTTGGTTACACCCCACAAGGCGTGCCGATTCCGAGCAACGTCACGATCCACCAGATTTGTCCGGTCTGCGGCGGCAGAGGATTTCTGACTTGCAGTGACTGCGGCGGTAGCGGATTCGACCCCGAATTGCGGTTCCGGCCCGCTAGCAAGGCCCTCGCGCAATACCTTAAGCCGGGAGGAGGCGCACCAAAGGACAACACCGAGAGCCCAAGCCCAGCCTTCGGTCATAAGTAATTCGGCCCCAGGTCGGCAGTTTTCATTTTCGGGAGCAACCAAAGTGTCGATCGCGGCTGTTGAACGTGGTCCATGGCATGGTCTCGATATTGGCGCGGGGCGCTATCGCAATTTGACAACGCTCGGTGAAGGTGGCATGGGGTTTGTCTACCGTGCCTTGGATGCCAATCTGAAAACGCAGGTCGTCATCAAGTCGCCGCGGCCGGCGCAGATCAAGAACTCCAATCAGATCGGGCGCTTCGAGAGAGAGATTGGCGCTCTGGTGAAATTGTCGTTTCCGCAGATTGTGCCGATCAGCGACGTCGGCCGCTACAATGGAATTCCCTTCGCCGTGATGCGCTATCTATCCGGGGGAAGTTTGGCGGACCGCATGCGGCCCAAGGGCGCCTTGGCGCGCGCGCCGATGCCGGTCGCAAGCCTGAAGACCTGGCTGGGAAGCATTGCGAAAGCGCTCGACTTCGTGCATTTGCAGAAATATGTCCATCGCGACGTGAAGCCGTCGAATATTCTCTTCGATCAGCATGGCCAGGCGTATTTGAGTGACTTTGGCATCATCCAGGTGTTGGGCGATCGCAGCGACGCGAGCAATCAGCACGGGATGATTATGGGAACAGTCGACTACTTGGCCCCTGAATTGATCGCGGGGAAGGGATGCGATGGCCGGGCCGACCAGTATGCGTTGGCGGTAACCGTTTACGAGGCATTGGCCGGCGAGCTCCCCTTCGGCAAGTTGCCGTTACGTGAGGTGGCGGCGGCGCAAGTTGGCCTTGAGCCGCCGCCGCTCTCGAAGGTTGCCGCCCATGTGCCGCCGGCGATTTCCGCCGCGGTTAGGCGCGGGCTCGCCAAGTCGCCCCAGCAACGATTCCGCTGCTGTACCGATTTTGCGCTGGAAATTCTGCGGGCGATCGCAGCGCCCCAGCCTTCGGATCGAGCAACACCCCTAGCCGGCGGCCTAGCGCCGCCTTCCGCGTCCCCCGATTCCGCAGCACGGGACACTGCTCCCGTGGCGTCGGCTCCGACGAAAAGCCAGCCGCGTTTTCCATCGTCCCAGGCTGACCGAAACCAAGCGACAAGTGTTATCGCGGTCCAAAGGATCGTCCCAGTCCAACACGGTAAAACGCCGGCGAACTCCCCCGCCCCGCGCCGGCGCAGCAACAAATGGTTGCTGCCGGCCTGCATTGCGGTTGCCGTGGCGGCCGTCGGAATGGGGATTGCGATGCTGCCTCGGCATTCGACCCAGGAACCATCGGCTACGGAAAGTCCCCATTCGGCTGCGGAATTGGGCCGACGAATCGAAAACTGGACTGATCGGCTCCATGCCGCCGAGAAATCGATCATGGTCGACAGCCGGCCGCTTCTAAGCCATCCGCAATACGGCAGCGCGGCGGAACTAGCCGAGCTGGTTTCCGGGCGGGCCAAACGCCCCTTGACCGAACTGCGGCAAAAGCTCGACGGCTTCGAACGCGAACTGTCTGACCTCGGACAGCTCGATGCTGATCTTGCCGCCGACGTGGACAAATCTCTGACCCGATCGTCCCCGATCGCAACGGAGACCGACTCCGCACGAAATTCGCTTCGGATGGAACAACGGTCACTGAAAGAACAGGGATCGGCGATTGCAGGCTGCCGAGATCGTTTGACGGAATTGCGCCGTGTTGCCGAGTCGCCGACTGCCAGCCAAGACGAGGCGGTGTCTGCCGAGCTTGCCGCGCTGCGAGAAATGGAAAACTCGGGAGCCGCCCGTCGACGAATCGACGTTAGCCAAGCCACCTTGCAGCGCGCGACCGAGCTTGTCCACGCTACCAATGGCAAGTTGGCAGCAACATCATTGGTGTGCCTCGCGCGATCGCCCGACCCGATTTTTAATCGCGTTGCGATCCGGGCATTGACGGTGCTTCCGGCGGGCCGGCAAGCCGACGTGTGTTGGTCGCTGCTGTTATCCGGCGAGCGAGGCGCAATCGTGGCGGCGGCGGGGCACTTGGAGTCGCATGGCGGGTTGGCGGCATCGTTCAAAATCGACGACGTGCTGGACTTGGCGGAAGAGGCGCCCGATTCGTACGAACCTCTTTTGGGCGTCGTTGCGGCTTGGCTGCAGAGCCCGGCCCAGCGCGAACGCTTATTCCGTTTACAGGCTCCGCGAATGATCGATGAATGGGCGATCGAAATCGAGCAGTCATGCAAGTCTGGGGCCCTGCGCGACCGGGTGCCAGCGCTCCTCGCCGAAATTCTCGACCACCGGTGGACGGCAAGCTACCGTCTGGCCAGCCGCTTGCTCGATCTGCATCCCACTCCGTCCCTCGACGCGTTGTCTGTCGACGGCCTTTCATCATGGTGCGCGGCTGACCCGCAACTCGGCAACAAGCTTGTGCAACGGCTCCTGGCGCGAGGCAAGCCGGCGCAGCGTGACGCCGCATTGGGGATTTACCTCGGCCCAGGATCCTCGATCGATGATGCTGGGCTGTTTCAGTTCTTACGCGATACCAGCGGCCCCGATTCCGTCGGATTGCTGAACCGGTTACTGTCGTCGACCGATGCGAAATCGCTTCAACTGGCCGAGGTCGTTCTTGAAGGGGCTCGCAATTTGGCGCCGCGAGAAGTGGCCTACGACACGGTTTCTGACGCTGCGGCCGAGCGCAAAAGAATCCGCGATCCACTGTTGGCCTTGGCCGGCCAGTCGAACGGCGTGGGCCGAGCCTGGACCTTGAAGCAGTTATTGGGACGGCAATTCGTCGACCAGTTGACGCGCGTCGAAGCCGACCGCGTTCGCCAATTGTCGGCCATCAAGTCGGCGCTGGCGGTGTTGGATAATCCTCTCGTCGACCTTCCGGGCGGCGATGCATCCGGCGATCGCGGTCTCGTGACTCCAACCGCCGCGCTGAAAACCATGCCAACGGACTTGAATCCCGTCGATTGGAAACCCGATGGAAAGTTCGGCCAGACAGTGGTTGGGTTGCGAGCCCGAATTGCCGAAGTTGGCGTTTCCGCTCCGCCGATGGCGGGCAACGACCTGCGGCTCATCGACAAGTATCTCGACTCTCTGCAGCGCTTCACGAATTTCAGCTTCGACATGGCGGAGGTTTACGAGGCGGTCATCACGAAGCAGATTGCCGGAGCTAATCGACAATTGAACAGCAGGCCAGCACGCTCCTGGACATTTCGCTTCTTCAAGGAAAGTCTCGATGTTTTTCGCCGGCGTCGTGACGAATACGAAACTTTGACCAACAAGTCGGACGAGGCTCGCACGTCGCTTCCAGACATTTTGAAGTAGCGAATCGTTGCCGCCGCTTGTGACGGCTGCGAGCGGTCGTCCCCCGCAGCGCCGATCAAAAACCAATGGGTCAAACCGTTGGATTATTTGGGAAGAGAAAATTTGTCGGCATGCCATGAACGACCGCGACAAAACCACCATTCAGCCCTTGTCGAATCGGCCGGCTCCGGCGCCACGAGCGAGCATCGGGCCACCGACGGTTTTACGTTCTGGCCAACTGCCTGCCCGATCGCCGGCAAAGAGCAGGGGAAATCGCCGACGCAGGGCGATTCTGTTGGGCGCCATGGCCCTTTCCCTGCCGGCGCTGGCAGTTGTTGGATATATCCTCTTCCGCGGGCAGTCCTCCTCCGATGCCGAGGGAAGGGAAGTGGCTCGATTTGTCGGGCATCATAGCCCTATCCGATGCTTGGCGCTTTCGGCCGATGGAAAAATCGTAGCTAGCGTGGACGATATGGGGACGCTCTGCGTCTGGCATTCGGAAGGCCGCGATGAATGTTGTCATTTACCTAATCTCGGCCAAGGCCCGCATTCCATTGCCCTATCGGCCGACGGCAAGAAAGTTGCCGTTTGCGGCGTCGAACCTGGAGTTCGAATGTGGGATCTGGATCGGCCGAGCGAAGTGACGCATCTGCAAGATCAGGGGCACACGTTTACAAGCCTCGCGTTCTATCCGGCCCAGTCGCATTTATTGACCGGGGGCCCGGCAGGCCTAATCTTGCTTTGGGATCTCAAATCGAAACGGCCGGTTCGACGATTCTCGATTTCAAGCGGTGAAGTGCGGGCACTCGCCTTTACTCCGGACGGCAAGCGGTTTCTCGTCGGAGATTCGCTTGGAAATCTTCGACTTTGGGATCTTGAGCCGGGCCATGAATCCTTATGCGGCAAGGCGTATGGAACTGCCGTTTCCACGATCGCGCTCGATTCCGAAGGCCGGCAAGCAGCAGTCTGCGCCGCGAAGAGCGCGGCGGGCGGCCTGCCAAGCCTTTGGAGCGTCGACTCGCTGCAGCCGTTGACGCGAATGGCGCCGACTGTCGACGAAGCGACGTCCAGCGGAGTCGCGCTATCGCCCGGCGGAACGCGAGCGCTGTCGGGCGACTCTGCGGGCCGATTGCGGTTGTGGTCGTGTGAAAGCGGAGAAGTCCTCGAAACTTTTGCAGGAGGTCATGCGACTATCACTTGCTGCGCATTCCTGCCGAACGGCTTGATCGCGCTGAGTGGCTCGACGGATTCGACCATTCGGCTGTGGCGATTGCCGCCTTCAAGTGAACGGGAATTGAAACGATTGGAAGAGGCGATCGAGGCCGCGCGTCGTCGGCGCGATGTCTGGGAACTTTATGGAAAGCGAATCCAATTGGCGCGGGACGCTCTCAAGGCCAAACAAGCCAAAGAAGCCTTGGTCGATTTGCGAGCGGCCCTCGTGAGTGTGCCGGTCGGTTCGTTCGAATTTACCGAAGCACAAACCGCCATCCGAAAGATCGAAGATGGCCTGCAAAAACAGGAGCAGGTTCGCACGGCGAGCGAAGCAGGCGAGGCCGCGGCCAAAAAGCGGAATTTTTCCGAAGCGCTCGAGCACTTCGGGCATGCGAAGCAGATTCTCGACGAACCGTTCGACATTTCGGCCGACGAGGTTTCCTGGGCTTCAAAAGACCGGGACTCCGCACGCGAGGAAGTGCAACGGGGCATCGAGAAAATTCAAACCGCGTTGGACACGAAGAATTCGCTTGAGTCCGCTAAATTCGTGCAGACCCTCGGTTTCGAGCATCCGTTGCCGAATCCTTTTGCCTTGCGGGACCCCGGCACGATTGCTTTTTTGCTCACCAGCGATCCGCCGCCGATGGCACAGGCCGCGGACCCGTTGGCTTGGCATTTACAAACCGACCTGGACGTGGAATGGCCGGACGAAAGGGCTGTCCTGCGCGTAATTTTCAGTCGCGACAACGATGACAAGCCGATTGCCGTTGTCGATCGAGCGTTCCGGGCGCACTCGAAGCACCAGGCATTCGACGGCCGCGCGCAACCTCCACCAGGGGGCTGGTCGGCCGGAAAATACAAGATAGCGACAGTTTTAATTACCGATGATGGAGAGAAGCCGCGCGGAGAGCCACGATACTTTGATATGGGGTTGATTCACTGGAACAAAAAGACTTTCGAGCTTACGCCCCAAGCCGCCATCGAGTCGCACTTCTCGATCGACACGGGTTTTGAATTGGACCGCGGTGATCCGCTTGCCATCGTTGCCACCGGATCGATGACGCCCGCGACGTTGGACTTCTACCGCGAATTGCTCTCGGATCGGCACCTCGCGGCGCCGGTCGCGGCCAAGCCCACCGGCATTGCCTGGTCGAGCAATGACCAAATCCTGCGGCGCTTTCGCGTGGTTGAGATGACGGCCAATTATGCCGCCGTCTTGTGGAAATTCAGCGGACAGGAGTGGGTGCCCTACGACGACGCGGCGCATCCGCTTCCCTCGCCGCGTGCCGGCAATCTTCGGCTATCGCTGAATTTGGTGCTCGGTCCGCGCAAATCGGAAGAACTGCCGACCAGTGTAAGCAAGTTGACCGGACTGGCCAGGCTGGCCGCCGAGACCGGCCACTTTTCCGTCGCTGTTTTTCACGGTCGCTTCGATTTTCCGCGGCATTTGTCGTTCTTGGAGCAGGCAGCCCTGCTCAGAAATTTTTCGACCGGCGCAACCGACTCCCTGCCTGACGGCAATCCTTCCCCAGAACCAAAATAGAAAGTCGTGCCATGAACAAGCCGTATTACATTGCCGGAGCGGTGGTTCTTTGCGTCGTCCTGATCGCGATCGCGATGGTCCATTATGAAGCAAGCGAAACTCGTAACGCCATTCGCGAGGTGACTCGCCCAGACCCGCAGCAAGCCGTCGATTCCGCAAGCCATGCGGTCGATCGCGTCGTCGAGCAAGCGCCCAAGGTGAACGAATTGTTGGATAGTGCAACAAAAGCGGCAAGTTCGCTTTTCGGCGATCACTCAGCTCCCACGCAGAACGATCGTCCCGGCACGGTCGATCCCGCGTCGAAGGGTCCCGCACACCGCGGCAATCCTTCCGATGGAAGTAATATAGGGAAGCTCCTTCCACCAAATTTATCCGATTTACCGAACCAAGTTCGGCCGGATCGTTTGGGCGGTCTTGCCGATCAGGCATTCGATCTTGCCGGGAAATTGGCCGAATCCGCGGACACGGCGGGCCAGCAATCCATCGCGCTTTCGCCGGAAGATGAGCGCGCCTGGGGAAAACGGCTTCACGATCGGTTGGTTAAGCAGCAAGAAAAAAGCAGCGATCCGGAGATGCAGATCCGTATCGAACGGCTCGCCAAGCCGCTCATTGCCCGGACTCGTAAAGACATGCTCTACACGTTCACGATCTTGAACGTCAAAGAAGTCAACGCATTTTCGACTGCGGGCGGCTATGTCTACCTGAACCAGGGACTGATGAAATTCGTCGCAGACGACGCGGAGCTGCAGTTCGTTCTCGGCCATGAGATCGGCCACGTCGAATTGTCGCATTGCTCGACGCAAATCGCCGATGTGGCTCAATCGTTGCAAATCGCAATGCCCGACGCCGGCGCCGCGGCCCGAGTCTTGCCTGATCTTCTGAGCCGGCCCTTCACGAAGGATCAAGAATTCGAGGCGGACGCCTACGGTCTGAGGGCGATTCAACGGGCCGGCCGATCGGCGGATTCCGCGATCTCGTTCTTGCGTCGCCTGGGAAAATACGCCGACGAGCAAAGCGGGCCGGCTTCGCCGGCCGACAAGATGGCCGAGCCTCTAGGAAGTCACTTTCATATGCAGCCCCCCGCCGAGGAAAGGATTCGCCGTCTCCAAGCGTTGAGCTCGAGCGCGCCGAATCGCGAACCGTCGATCGACAAGCAGTAGCTCGAAATCCGGCTGCCGTTCAGTGCAGGTCTCTGGCCCGGATTACAAGCCAAATACCGGCGACGAGCGTTAGAAACATTCCCGCCAGAAGCAATACGCTGGTCGAAACGCCGGCTCGCTGGTCCTTGGGGAAGAACGCTTCCGCCAGATCGGGGCGATCGCTGTCGTCGGAAGTTCGCTGCGGCGCGAGGCCCTCTGAAAATGCCGACGGTCCCAGCGTCCAACGGCTCGACTCGATCAGCAGCAGCGACTCAAATCCGGATCGGAGCGGCAGGCAATAGGCGAGCGATTGGAGCGGCGCTTGCATCGTATGAACCGGCAGCAATCCACCGCCCAAGACGACCATCGGTATCAAAACCAAGGGGAGCATGCCGAGCGCGACTTCGGTGGTCCTAGCGACTGCTGATAGCAATAGTCCTAGTGCGAGCCCCGTGCAGGCAACTAGCATCGTGACCAAGAACGAGGAGAACAACGGTCCGTGCAATCCGCATCCCCAACGTGTGCCGACCACCAGGATGGCGCACTGGATCATGCAGAAGAACGCGCCCACGATAAGCTTGGAAAGCACGTATGCGGCGAGATTCAGGTTGACCATGCGCTCGCGGCGGTAGACGGCCCATTCACCGACGATTTCGCGCACCGCGTTGGAGCAGCCGAACCATAACGCGGAAAGCGCCGTCAAAAACACGGTCATGGCCGAGGCATTGGTGGTTTGCGCCCAACTGTCGACCGTCAGCGTTTGCCGCGCGTGCTCACCGAAAACAAGGATGAGGATCAACGCCACGATCGGCGCCTGAATGAGAAGAATTGCCGTGTTCCAACGATCGGCGAGTTTGATACGACACGAGCGCCGAACCAGCGTGATGCATTGGTCTGCGAAAGAACCCCGTTCCGATGC includes these proteins:
- a CDS encoding protein kinase, with product MSIAAVERGPWHGLDIGAGRYRNLTTLGEGGMGFVYRALDANLKTQVVIKSPRPAQIKNSNQIGRFEREIGALVKLSFPQIVPISDVGRYNGIPFAVMRYLSGGSLADRMRPKGALARAPMPVASLKTWLGSIAKALDFVHLQKYVHRDVKPSNILFDQHGQAYLSDFGIIQVLGDRSDASNQHGMIMGTVDYLAPELIAGKGCDGRADQYALAVTVYEALAGELPFGKLPLREVAAAQVGLEPPPLSKVAAHVPPAISAAVRRGLAKSPQQRFRCCTDFALEILRAIAAPQPSDRATPLAGGLAPPSASPDSAARDTAPVASAPTKSQPRFPSSQADRNQATSVIAVQRIVPVQHGKTPANSPAPRRRSNKWLLPACIAVAVAAVGMGIAMLPRHSTQEPSATESPHSAAELGRRIENWTDRLHAAEKSIMVDSRPLLSHPQYGSAAELAELVSGRAKRPLTELRQKLDGFERELSDLGQLDADLAADVDKSLTRSSPIATETDSARNSLRMEQRSLKEQGSAIAGCRDRLTELRRVAESPTASQDEAVSAELAALREMENSGAARRRIDVSQATLQRATELVHATNGKLAATSLVCLARSPDPIFNRVAIRALTVLPAGRQADVCWSLLLSGERGAIVAAAGHLESHGGLAASFKIDDVLDLAEEAPDSYEPLLGVVAAWLQSPAQRERLFRLQAPRMIDEWAIEIEQSCKSGALRDRVPALLAEILDHRWTASYRLASRLLDLHPTPSLDALSVDGLSSWCAADPQLGNKLVQRLLARGKPAQRDAALGIYLGPGSSIDDAGLFQFLRDTSGPDSVGLLNRLLSSTDAKSLQLAEVVLEGARNLAPREVAYDTVSDAAAERKRIRDPLLALAGQSNGVGRAWTLKQLLGRQFVDQLTRVEADRVRQLSAIKSALAVLDNPLVDLPGGDASGDRGLVTPTAALKTMPTDLNPVDWKPDGKFGQTVVGLRARIAEVGVSAPPMAGNDLRLIDKYLDSLQRFTNFSFDMAEVYEAVITKQIAGANRQLNSRPARSWTFRFFKESLDVFRRRRDEYETLTNKSDEARTSLPDILK
- a CDS encoding sigma-70 family RNA polymerase sigma factor, producing MASTPVSLLERLKTADKKSPDWRQFQEAYLPLIFKWLSRIPKLGAEADDLAQETLLVATRELPRFERRREGSFRAWLRQIVVNQSRNFVRKRGRLPIAGIAEMDGFLNQLEDPKSELAAEWDRQHDRFVVRRLLSVVQGDFALSTWQAFEKFAIQGISVNVVAAELGLTENAVLLAKSHVLQRLREEAAGLID
- a CDS encoding M48 family metalloprotease; translation: MNKPYYIAGAVVLCVVLIAIAMVHYEASETRNAIREVTRPDPQQAVDSASHAVDRVVEQAPKVNELLDSATKAASSLFGDHSAPTQNDRPGTVDPASKGPAHRGNPSDGSNIGKLLPPNLSDLPNQVRPDRLGGLADQAFDLAGKLAESADTAGQQSIALSPEDERAWGKRLHDRLVKQQEKSSDPEMQIRIERLAKPLIARTRKDMLYTFTILNVKEVNAFSTAGGYVYLNQGLMKFVADDAELQFVLGHEIGHVELSHCSTQIADVAQSLQIAMPDAGAAARVLPDLLSRPFTKDQEFEADAYGLRAIQRAGRSADSAISFLRRLGKYADEQSGPASPADKMAEPLGSHFHMQPPAEERIRRLQALSSSAPNREPSIDKQ
- a CDS encoding trypsin-like peptidase domain-containing protein is translated as MVIPSASDALKWIGIGLAIAIVSVFELFPHLTDGAEIRVWTSKSGFSKEAEFIGFNSEKKVVLRLLDGTVREVPLSILTDADQQYIHQVMAKGEPAKPSTPATSTTPAVSSKPDSPSTQDTTAAADSTVTPDTSAAPDPKLKRSLSVAREQAKDCRTPEEGVEIYDMLLGHAGLPADVRQQAEADRAEWKRKVDDGLVRFGTKWSSQSEVRAARIQAQAELKEGLELVRLNQSNLGIDKLLEASKTNPESIQADFIIATADALESRRFDEALQHYKTCLKRDPTNIAVLNNLALVEVMESKYGDAINHWKAASEQRYDKRIAQNMGRLIDQSGKRRISMPADTLARLTRIYSASVVSAQLAGGDSRVGWQYMLIPREQLVEELPSTETADASGDVSVVSSASGFAIAGGYLLTTRQLTRNAHDFQVIEPGGDSKPLRAKLVAVSPSADVALLQCEDMRAPPLALGRQLPGVESEVLIAGVRPASSAGTEASTTRAVVVATPQSSDDSLLIYDSEKSYGEVGGPVCNKFGEVVALHAKNLNLLAHKSGGGVPISAVLALLHTSRFNGGAPGNRSEESWAEVSDRVSKSVVTVLATSQTQDVGLAERIGNDFLEDCTCCRCKGRGVMKCTNPSCMRGTITVIKTRILGYTPQGVPIPSNVTIHQICPVCGGRGFLTCSDCGGSGFDPELRFRPASKALAQYLKPGGGAPKDNTESPSPAFGHK